The genomic window TCTCTCCCTGGTATGACGTGTATCCGTAAACGCCTGCATTGATGACGTAGACTGCCTTATCCCGGTTTGTTACTAATTCCTGTAGATACAAGGCCCAACTATCCTGTCCATACCAGCCCAGCGTATTCGAGTCCCCTATGGCAAAGATGCGGTATTCATTACCGCTCTTATTTACCGAAAGTTCTTTGCCCAGGTATCCTTGAGCATTAAATACCCGACTCTTTTTAGGTCGCCATATAAGATCAGGGTCATAGACAAAATGCCTGTCCTGATATGAATGTTTGAACCTCGCATCATTAGAGTTTGCCACTATTCTCAGAGGGGAGTAGCTGTAACCGACCGCTCTCAAGGCAACTTCCAAAAGCAGCAGTGCTATCAAAACCGAAGAAATGAGAAGAACACTTATTTTGATGATGTCCGATCTTTGTTTTACCATTCAGATCGTCTCCGAGATGTTACGACAAGCCTCCTGAGACCAGAGGCGATTGAGAGTAGTCCGTAATGCTTACTATTCTGGAATCCAACGGCTATCAATCAATCTATTTTACAGCATCGGTTCTGGAACTGCAAAACCTACGTCCGCCTCGCGCGTTAACTCTTTTCGCTCCCTGTTGTTGAAAATGGCACACCGTTGCTGCTCTTATCCTTCTCACAGCAACAACCCGCAGTAAACATGACACGATGATCCGGGTACTTTATGATGCGGCAGTTCTGGGTGCAGGTCACCATGATCCGAGGTCAAGAACCGGAGTCTTCAGGGTTACCGAGAGCGTGGCCCTTGAGCTTCTTGCACATCCTGTTGAATGCGAGCTAATCTTCTATGCCAGCCGGAATCAGATCGATACGATCGAGTACATGGCCTCCGAGCCGCGATTCAGAGGTGTTCACTTCTCACCATCCCGCACCTGGAAAAACGTTCACGACCTTTGGCGAAAGTTCGATAGGAAGGGCCGTGAGACACAGCCCGGATTGCCGGGTTTTCTCTTGCGATACATGGGGTCCTCGCTCACGCGTGTGTCTTCCAAATTTCTTGGCTCGATCCTGGTGGTCGATCAGAAAAGTCTTCGGAGAGCAGAGGTTTACCACTCTACTTTTTATCCCTTCGATTACCGGGTGAAGCGCTTGACTCATATCAAGAGGTTCCTCACCGTGTACGACCTGATCCCTATCCTTTTCCCCCAGTTCTTCAAGACAAAGACAGACGCCATGCTTGTGAGGGCATTCAACGACATCAGCCACGATGGCTGGGCTCTTTGTATCTCTCAATCTACCAAGAATGACCTCTGCAACTACCTGAAAGGTTTTGATCCATCCCGGGCCTTCGTGACGTACCTTGGAGCGTCAGAGGACTTCTATCCGTGTACAGATGCGGCAAGGCTCGCATCCGTCCGGGCCAAATACGCTATCCCGGATGCGCCGTATATGCTCACCCTCAGCACACTGGAACCACGGAAAAATATTCATACCGTGATCAGGTGTTTTGCCAGAACAGTGCTGGAGGCAAAGATTGACGAACTGCTGCTGGTGCTGGTAGGAACAAAGGGTTGGGATTACGGAAAGGTTTTTGAGGAATTGGACCGGTATCCGGCCTTGAAAAAACGTATCATCCTTACCGGGTATGTGGACCTCGAAGACCTCGCCCCGCTTTATAGCGGTGCACTCGCGTTTATCTATCCTTCTTTCTATGAGGGCTTCGGGTTGCCGCCTCTGGAGGCGATGAAGTGCGGCACGCCCGTGATCACTTCTAACACCTCCTCTCTGCCGGAAGTGGTCGGCGACGCAGGAGTGATGGTTTCGCCCACCGACGAAGACGCACTCTGTCAGGCAATGCTCAACATGTTCCAGGACGCAGCACTTCGGGCCCGTATGTCCGAGCGTTCACGCGAAAGAGCGGCTCTATTCAGCTGGGAGAAATGTGTGGAAGAAACCATCAAGGCATACAGGGTAGCTCTCGGCAGTTAGCATGAATCAGAAACCTTTGCGCATTCTGATAGATGCCCAGATGCCCGGTGACGGGAGCAGGGGCGGAGTACAACAGTTTACGGCGAGCCTCATCCGCGCCCTCGGCCAGCTTGAAGAAGGCTCGGAAGAGTACATCGTGATAGGTCCGTCACGGGACAGCGACTGGCTGCGTCCCATCATCGGCCGCAATCAGCATCTCGTTACCGCACCCCCACCCCCCTTCTACAGTCCTGAACACGTGAAGCGCATGCTCGGGGATCTGCGTCAGCCCCTGGAACGGATCTACAGGAACCTCCAGAAACTGGCGCAGAGACCCATACTGTCAGGTCAGGTTCCGAAATCAACGGGTTTTCACGAATCTTTGGGGGGTGATCTTCTCCATTTCCCCTACCAGGACTTCGTACATACCAAAATGAGGACGATATACAATCCGCACGATGTGCAGCACTTACATTTTCCCAAGTTTTTTACCAAGCAGGAGTTTGCGTTGCGAGAGCTCATCTGGCGGGCCGGATGTGCATACTCAGAAGCGGTTGTCACCGAATCCGTGTGGATCAAGGAAGACATCAGGCAAAGGTACGGCCTCGAAGAGAAAAAGATGTACGCAATCCTCTGGGGATCGCCCACAGAACACTATGAACCGGTCACTCAGGATATACTTTCCGAGACAAAAAAGAAGTTCCGACTGGATGCTCCGTTTGCCCTCTATCCGGCCCAAACGTGGGCCCACAAGAACCATAAGCGTCTTCTTGATGCCTTTGCCCTGTTGAAGAAGGAAAAAGGTTTTGATCTGAAGCTTGTGTGCACCGGGAGCAAGAATTTCTACTGGTCGGATATACGAGCCCACCTCGACCAGTTGGGGCTCGCTGATCGCGTATCCTTTCCCGGCTTCGTATCTTCCGTTGAATTAAGGGCTCTCTACCGGCTGGCCAGCTTCATGGTCTTTCCGAGCCTTTTCGAGGGAGGCGGCTTTCCCATTCTGGAGGCCTTCAGGGAAGGCGTGCCTGTCGCCACCTCGAGCGTCACTTCCATTCCTGAGTACGCAGGAGATGCCGCCCTCTTCTTCGACCCCAACTCTGTGGAGTCTATTGCCTCGGCCCTTGAACGTATGCACGCAGATGCGGCGCTCAGGGCGGACCTCGCGAAAAGAGGCTCGGAAAGAATAAAGCTCTTCTCATGGGACAGGACAGCGCGGGCGTACCGGGCCGTGTATCGCAAGGTGGCAGGGCAAACATTACGTGACGAGGAAGAACTGCTGTTACAGAGTGGGCACATAGGCGTCAACAGCAGAGCAACAGAGTAAGCGAGGGCCGGGGAACAGG from Syntrophorhabdales bacterium includes these protein-coding regions:
- a CDS encoding glycosyltransferase family 1 protein — translated: MIRVLYDAAVLGAGHHDPRSRTGVFRVTESVALELLAHPVECELIFYASRNQIDTIEYMASEPRFRGVHFSPSRTWKNVHDLWRKFDRKGRETQPGLPGFLLRYMGSSLTRVSSKFLGSILVVDQKSLRRAEVYHSTFYPFDYRVKRLTHIKRFLTVYDLIPILFPQFFKTKTDAMLVRAFNDISHDGWALCISQSTKNDLCNYLKGFDPSRAFVTYLGASEDFYPCTDAARLASVRAKYAIPDAPYMLTLSTLEPRKNIHTVIRCFARTVLEAKIDELLLVLVGTKGWDYGKVFEELDRYPALKKRIILTGYVDLEDLAPLYSGALAFIYPSFYEGFGLPPLEAMKCGTPVITSNTSSLPEVVGDAGVMVSPTDEDALCQAMLNMFQDAALRARMSERSRERAALFSWEKCVEETIKAYRVALGS
- a CDS encoding glycosyltransferase family 1 protein; this encodes MNQKPLRILIDAQMPGDGSRGGVQQFTASLIRALGQLEEGSEEYIVIGPSRDSDWLRPIIGRNQHLVTAPPPPFYSPEHVKRMLGDLRQPLERIYRNLQKLAQRPILSGQVPKSTGFHESLGGDLLHFPYQDFVHTKMRTIYNPHDVQHLHFPKFFTKQEFALRELIWRAGCAYSEAVVTESVWIKEDIRQRYGLEEKKMYAILWGSPTEHYEPVTQDILSETKKKFRLDAPFALYPAQTWAHKNHKRLLDAFALLKKEKGFDLKLVCTGSKNFYWSDIRAHLDQLGLADRVSFPGFVSSVELRALYRLASFMVFPSLFEGGGFPILEAFREGVPVATSSVTSIPEYAGDAALFFDPNSVESIASALERMHADAALRADLAKRGSERIKLFSWDRTARAYRAVYRKVAGQTLRDEEELLLQSGHIGVNSRATE